One window from the genome of [Clostridium] celerecrescens 18A encodes:
- a CDS encoding molybdenum cofactor guanylyltransferase has product MISFKSADKKIENVTAAILCGGKSRRMGFDKAFLMDDEQYLLLQTAGKLQSLFEQVVLVSNTKAKFDGRTDFTEFRILEDHYMEKGPMGGISTALEQVQTEYIFIMACDMPLPDIGLIGRMYRKLEEEQVLVCSHQGKLEPLLAFYHKSCLPVFKKQLEIGELKPRSAFPALKVGLYCLSDTEINAIVNLNTPDDVQNWNQKTTKK; this is encoded by the coding sequence GTGATTTCTTTCAAAAGTGCAGATAAAAAAATCGAAAATGTAACAGCCGCCATTTTATGCGGAGGCAAAAGCCGGAGAATGGGTTTTGACAAAGCATTTTTGATGGATGACGAGCAGTATTTGCTGCTGCAGACAGCTGGGAAGCTGCAAAGCCTGTTTGAACAGGTGGTTCTGGTCAGCAATACAAAAGCCAAGTTTGATGGCCGGACGGATTTTACGGAGTTTCGCATATTGGAGGATCACTATATGGAAAAGGGGCCCATGGGCGGGATAAGTACTGCTTTAGAGCAGGTTCAGACGGAATACATTTTTATTATGGCCTGCGATATGCCTTTACCGGATATTGGGCTGATCGGCCGGATGTACCGGAAGCTGGAAGAGGAACAGGTTTTGGTTTGCAGTCATCAGGGGAAATTAGAGCCTTTGCTCGCTTTTTACCACAAGTCCTGCCTTCCTGTATTTAAAAAACAACTGGAGATAGGAGAACTCAAGCCACGCAGTGCTTTTCCGGCCCTGAAAGTGGGGCTGTATTGCTTAAGCGATACGGAGATAAACGCTATCGTAAATTTAAACACACCGGATGATGTACAAAATTGGAACCAGAAAACAACAAAAAAATGA